The Clostridiaceae bacterium HFYG-1003 genome includes a window with the following:
- a CDS encoding MBL fold metallo-hydrolase encodes MKFCSLFSGSSGNSLFVSSQDTSILVDAGLTGKALLSAMDSIGEDPAQVKAILISHEHSDHICGAGVMSRKFNIPIYANEKTWAAMERSLGKIAVHNKRIINGEASIDDLNVRTFRVPHDAASCIGFTIEDRAGRILSTVTDMGVFTNEIREGIKDSDLILLESNHDVEMLKYGPYPYDLKRRVLSELGHLSNEDAAAAILSFLDGRRRSIILGHLSGTNNVPELAFKTVENILKDAGIEIGETGEMELKLASRIRPSAYTEIK; translated from the coding sequence ATGAAATTTTGTTCCCTGTTTTCCGGTTCTTCCGGAAACTCTCTGTTCGTCTCCAGCCAGGATACCAGCATTCTGGTGGATGCGGGCCTGACGGGGAAAGCCCTCCTGAGCGCCATGGATTCCATTGGGGAAGACCCGGCTCAGGTGAAGGCGATCCTGATCAGTCACGAGCATTCAGACCACATCTGCGGCGCCGGAGTTATGTCCAGAAAGTTCAACATTCCGATTTACGCCAACGAAAAGACCTGGGCCGCCATGGAGCGTTCCCTGGGCAAGATCGCCGTGCATAATAAACGGATCATCAATGGAGAAGCCTCCATTGATGATCTTAATGTAAGGACATTTCGCGTACCGCATGACGCGGCTTCCTGCATCGGCTTTACCATTGAGGACCGGGCCGGACGAATCCTGTCCACCGTCACCGACATGGGGGTATTTACCAATGAAATCCGGGAAGGTATCAAGGATTCGGATCTGATCCTCCTGGAATCCAACCACGATGTGGAGATGCTCAAGTACGGACCGTATCCCTACGATCTGAAACGGCGGGTGCTGTCGGAGCTGGGACATCTGTCCAATGAAGACGCGGCTGCCGCCATCCTGAGTTTTCTGGACGGACGCCGCCGGAGCATCATTCTGGGACACCTCTCGGGGACAAACAATGTGCCGGAACTGGCCTTTAAAACCGTTGAAAATATCCTGAAGGATGCCGGGATCGAAATTGGTGAGACCGGCGAGATGGAGCTGAAGCTGGCTTCGCGCATCCGGCCTTCCGCATATACGGAAATCAAGTAG
- a CDS encoding SEC-C metal-binding domain-containing protein, with protein MSLYKEWTDLVVEYVKTKGEQAFWEDYSSVEERIYRNILGRHDQAIAFNISEFAKEMNTTPHFVMGFLDGINESLKQALPVEELDENSQVQLDIDLEKLYFNMLDAKAEYLFKLPQWDGIFSDEKRKEIRRAYNETKIVRNDSKIGRNDPCPCGSGKKYKKCHGAKANGEEA; from the coding sequence ATGAGCTTATATAAAGAGTGGACCGATCTGGTCGTTGAATATGTGAAAACGAAGGGGGAACAGGCCTTCTGGGAGGATTATTCCTCCGTGGAAGAGCGGATCTACCGCAACATCCTGGGCCGTCACGACCAGGCCATTGCCTTCAATATCAGTGAATTCGCCAAGGAAATGAATACCACGCCCCACTTTGTCATGGGCTTCCTTGATGGAATCAATGAATCCCTGAAACAGGCCCTTCCGGTGGAGGAACTGGATGAAAACAGCCAGGTTCAGCTCGACATCGATCTGGAAAAGCTGTATTTCAACATGCTCGATGCCAAAGCGGAGTACCTCTTCAAGCTGCCCCAGTGGGACGGCATTTTCTCCGATGAAAAGAGAAAAGAAATCCGCAGAGCCTACAACGAGACGAAAATCGTGCGTAATGACAGCAAAATCGGACGCAACGATCCCTGTCCGTGCGGCTCAGGCAAAAAATACAAAAAATGTCACGGGGCCAAAGCCAACGGCGAAGAGGCCTAG
- a CDS encoding 23S rRNA (pseudouridine(1915)-N(3))-methyltransferase RlmH, with amino-acid sequence MELHLICLGTLKEDYLKKAQEQFLGFLSKKPGIASCRLIELKEEALPETASPLQIAQALQAEAQRIREKIPPRARLICLDIDGKPASSQFFSGLKQDLEASGQTHLVLLIGGSHGIDPSLKAESRHRISFSRLTYPHQLFRIALLDALHRFL; translated from the coding sequence ATGGAACTCCATCTGATCTGCCTTGGTACGCTGAAGGAAGATTATCTGAAGAAAGCCCAGGAGCAATTCCTGGGCTTTCTTTCGAAGAAACCGGGCATTGCCTCCTGCCGCCTCATCGAACTGAAGGAAGAAGCCCTGCCCGAAACGGCCTCCCCGCTGCAGATTGCTCAGGCCCTGCAGGCGGAAGCACAGCGGATCCGCGAGAAAATACCGCCCCGGGCCCGGCTGATTTGCCTGGATATCGATGGAAAACCGGCCAGTTCCCAGTTTTTTTCCGGACTGAAGCAGGATCTGGAAGCCTCCGGCCAGACCCATCTGGTTCTCTTAATCGGCGGTTCCCACGGCATCGATCCCTCACTCAAAGCCGAATCCCGTCACCGGATCTCCTTTTCCCGCCTGACCTATCCCCATCAGCTGTTCCGAATCGCCCTGCTGGATGCTCTCCATCGCTTCCTTTGA
- a CDS encoding 23S rRNA (pseudouridine(1915)-N(3))-methyltransferase RlmH, translating into MIKIYLYETNSKKSELTRSAQAEYMKRLSRIAAVRFRKPEAAPPEAIYFHPAGKSIDSPGLAELFARQLQSASELHLVLGAPPAGSPPDVQLVSLPLSPDIESILILEQIYRAFKISSGEPYHK; encoded by the coding sequence GTGATTAAAATCTACCTCTATGAGACCAATTCAAAAAAAAGTGAGCTGACCCGCTCCGCTCAGGCTGAATATATGAAACGACTGTCCCGAATTGCCGCGGTTCGGTTCCGGAAACCGGAAGCAGCCCCACCGGAAGCCATCTATTTCCACCCCGCAGGCAAGTCCATTGACAGCCCCGGTCTGGCAGAGCTGTTTGCCCGTCAGCTTCAGAGCGCCAGTGAACTCCATCTGGTTCTGGGCGCTCCGCCGGCAGGAAGCCCGCCCGACGTACAGCTGGTATCCCTGCCCCTGTCCCCGGACATCGAGTCGATCCTGATCCTGGAACAGATCTACCGGGCATTCAAGATCAGCAGCGGGGAACCCTACCATAAATAG
- a CDS encoding transporter substrate-binding domain-containing protein has translation MTKKISALLMTGLMLITGCATPAPSTTAAPSTTQAQTTTASGTQGQTTSAPATTTAQKAPLVVGMEANYAPYNWNQPTDANGAVKIDGTAGYAGGFDVEVAKELAAVLGRDLVIKQIAWEGLIPALQNGAIDLIIAGMSETPERLESVDFTDPYYDSRFVMLVKKGSPYESATALADFSGAKIVGQKGTNYDRVIPQIPEVKHETPLGTVPLIIHAIASGVADGTVLDKPVGISVTLANPDLAMVEFTPENGFQPLPGIPTACSIALAKGNEELKTQINEYLASFTNDKRDALMETAVKNQP, from the coding sequence ATGACAAAGAAAATCTCAGCACTTTTGATGACCGGCCTGATGCTGATCACCGGCTGTGCCACACCGGCACCTTCCACCACCGCCGCACCTTCCACGACTCAGGCACAGACCACCACCGCTTCCGGTACTCAGGGCCAGACAACTTCCGCCCCGGCAACGACCACGGCCCAGAAAGCCCCCCTGGTTGTCGGCATGGAAGCCAATTATGCCCCGTATAACTGGAATCAGCCGACGGATGCCAATGGCGCCGTCAAGATTGACGGAACGGCCGGCTATGCCGGAGGCTTTGATGTGGAAGTGGCCAAGGAACTGGCCGCAGTACTGGGACGGGATCTCGTCATCAAGCAGATTGCCTGGGAAGGATTAATCCCGGCGCTTCAGAACGGAGCGATTGATCTCATCATCGCCGGCATGAGCGAAACCCCGGAGCGTCTGGAATCCGTTGATTTCACCGATCCCTACTATGATTCCCGGTTCGTCATGCTGGTCAAGAAAGGCAGCCCCTATGAAAGCGCCACGGCTCTGGCTGATTTCTCCGGCGCCAAGATTGTCGGACAGAAGGGCACCAATTATGACCGGGTGATCCCGCAGATTCCAGAAGTTAAGCATGAGACTCCCCTGGGAACCGTTCCGCTTATCATCCACGCCATTGCCAGCGGCGTTGCCGACGGCACAGTTCTGGACAAGCCGGTCGGTATCTCTGTCACATTAGCCAATCCGGATCTGGCCATGGTGGAGTTTACACCCGAAAACGGCTTCCAGCCGCTCCCGGGAATCCCGACTGCCTGTTCCATCGCTCTGGCCAAGGGCAATGAAGAACTCAAGACTCAGATCAATGAGTACCTGGCTTCCTTTACCAATGACAAGCGCGACGCCCTGATGGAAACTGCCGTCAAGAATCAGCCATAA
- a CDS encoding amino acid ABC transporter permease — MGQTIQKLFTQYQSLYLQGIQTTLLVALTGTIFGLVLGFVLSGMRLIRITDKDPLVIRLIKRLLRFFSAAYIEFVRGTPMMVQGVFLYNYFYRILQWTPTVAAVIIVSFNTAAYMAEIIRSGIQSVDSGQREAALTIGMSESQAFRLIILPQAIKNAFPSIGNEFVVNIKDTSVLNVIGLTELFFQGMSVAGTTYKFTESMMIIAIIYFALTFLVTRVLMLIEKRLDMPVQALQSQTVPIGEVK; from the coding sequence ATGGGACAAACAATCCAAAAGTTGTTTACCCAATACCAGAGCCTGTATCTGCAGGGCATCCAGACGACCCTCCTGGTTGCCCTCACCGGCACCATTTTTGGACTGGTATTGGGATTTGTCCTGTCTGGGATGCGGCTGATCCGCATCACAGACAAGGACCCGCTGGTGATCAGACTGATCAAGCGGCTGCTGCGCTTTTTCAGCGCTGCCTACATTGAATTCGTCCGGGGAACGCCCATGATGGTTCAGGGTGTGTTCCTCTACAACTATTTTTACAGGATCCTGCAGTGGACTCCAACCGTTGCGGCCGTTATCATCGTTTCATTCAACACCGCTGCCTACATGGCGGAGATCATCCGGTCCGGCATCCAGTCGGTGGATTCGGGGCAGCGGGAAGCCGCTCTGACCATCGGTATGTCGGAGAGCCAGGCCTTCCGCCTGATCATACTGCCCCAGGCCATCAAGAATGCGTTCCCCTCCATCGGCAATGAGTTTGTCGTCAATATCAAGGATACCTCTGTTCTGAACGTCATCGGACTGACGGAGCTGTTCTTCCAGGGGATGTCCGTCGCCGGCACAACCTATAAGTTTACGGAATCCATGATGATCATCGCCATCATCTACTTTGCCCTGACCTTCCTGGTCACCCGGGTTCTGATGCTGATTGAGAAGAGGCTCGATATGCCGGTTCAGGCATTGCAAAGCCAGACGGTGCCCATAGGAGAAGTGAAATAA
- a CDS encoding amino acid ABC transporter ATP-binding protein, which translates to MMNQIELKNIHKYFDGREIIKGVDLTVQKGEILTFIGPSGGGKSTLLRCINLLEDYEEGEILFNGTNIKDRSFSLEHYRQKVGMIFQRFNLFGNLNVLENLNIGQIKVLGRTREEATAKSREMLKKVGMAEFEHQSVKRLSGGQMQRVAIARALAMDPEVILLDEPTSALDPQMVDEVLAVIRDLAQTGITLIIVTHEMRFAKDISDRIIFLKDGMLREEGPPEKIFTSPDSEEMQLFLKKYLEERI; encoded by the coding sequence ATAATGAACCAGATTGAACTGAAAAACATCCATAAATATTTTGACGGCCGGGAGATTATCAAAGGCGTCGATCTGACGGTGCAAAAGGGTGAGATCCTCACCTTCATCGGTCCATCCGGCGGCGGCAAGAGCACCCTGCTGCGCTGCATCAATCTGCTGGAGGACTACGAGGAAGGAGAAATCCTGTTCAACGGAACCAACATCAAGGACCGGTCCTTTTCCCTGGAGCATTACCGGCAGAAGGTCGGCATGATCTTTCAGCGGTTTAATCTCTTCGGCAACCTGAATGTCCTGGAAAATCTCAACATCGGACAGATCAAGGTCCTCGGGCGTACCCGCGAGGAAGCGACGGCCAAATCCCGGGAAATGCTCAAAAAAGTCGGCATGGCCGAATTTGAGCACCAGTCGGTGAAACGGCTCTCCGGCGGACAGATGCAGCGGGTAGCCATTGCCCGGGCTCTGGCCATGGATCCGGAAGTCATCCTGCTGGATGAGCCCACCAGTGCTCTGGATCCGCAGATGGTGGACGAAGTGCTGGCGGTCATCCGCGATCTGGCCCAGACCGGCATTACCTTAATCATCGTGACCCACGAAATGCGGTTTGCCAAAGACATCTCAGACCGCATCATATTCCTCAAGGATGGCATGCTGCGCGAGGAAGGTCCCCCGGAGAAGATCTTTACTTCCCCGGATTCCGAGGAAATGCAGCTGTTCCTGAAAAAATATCTGGAGGAGCGGATCTGA
- a CDS encoding M20 family metallopeptidase, with protein MSRTLDDHLTRQVLPDLMPDLIRLSRFVYDHPELGLEEVESSRAHIELLEKYAFTVEQPFKGLATAFCATFDTGRPGRTVAFLSEYDALPGLGHGCGHNILGAATTGSGIAASRLIEQGRIQVFGTPAEETVGSKVTLTRAGAFQQVDAALCTHPDRAWYQSGTTMAMESIRFVYRGKPAHAASHPEEGINALDSIILLFNSIALLRQQLHETVRIHGIITKGGEAANIIPDHCEAEFYVRARTQNELEGVSARVRQAAQGAALATGAVLSMEQFEEPYQDLVTNQTMSARFNQIMADQGIVMVSDPSNPGSMDMGDVSHAVPTINPFFAIDESGTCNTHTPEFRDATLTPYANQSMERIIRGLSQTAQALIAEDAFFEEVHREFLAAGFQRT; from the coding sequence ATGAGCCGGACTCTGGATGACCATCTGACCCGGCAAGTGCTGCCGGATCTGATGCCGGATCTGATCCGGCTCTCCCGCTTTGTGTATGACCATCCGGAGCTGGGGCTGGAAGAAGTGGAATCCTCCCGGGCTCACATCGAGCTTCTTGAAAAATATGCCTTTACGGTGGAACAGCCGTTTAAGGGCCTGGCTACGGCATTTTGTGCCACCTTCGACACAGGCCGGCCGGGGCGAACCGTAGCCTTCCTTTCCGAGTACGATGCCCTGCCGGGACTTGGCCATGGCTGCGGCCACAATATCCTGGGAGCAGCAACCACCGGTTCAGGCATTGCCGCCTCCCGGCTCATCGAGCAGGGACGGATCCAGGTATTCGGCACGCCGGCCGAGGAGACCGTCGGTTCAAAAGTCACTCTGACCCGGGCCGGAGCATTTCAGCAGGTCGACGCAGCGCTGTGTACTCATCCCGACCGGGCCTGGTACCAGAGCGGAACGACCATGGCCATGGAATCCATCCGGTTTGTTTACCGGGGAAAGCCGGCCCATGCGGCCTCTCATCCCGAAGAAGGGATCAATGCCCTGGACAGCATCATCCTTCTGTTCAATTCCATTGCCCTGCTGCGCCAGCAGCTCCATGAAACCGTTCGAATTCACGGGATCATCACCAAGGGCGGGGAAGCGGCCAACATCATTCCGGATCATTGTGAGGCGGAGTTCTACGTCAGAGCCAGAACTCAGAATGAGCTGGAGGGAGTCTCGGCCAGAGTCCGCCAGGCGGCCCAGGGGGCAGCCCTGGCCACCGGAGCCGTCCTGTCCATGGAACAGTTTGAGGAACCCTATCAGGATCTGGTGACCAACCAGACGATGTCCGCCCGCTTCAACCAAATCATGGCTGATCAGGGCATTGTCATGGTATCGGATCCGTCCAATCCGGGATCCATGGACATGGGCGATGTGTCCCACGCGGTGCCCACGATCAATCCCTTCTTCGCCATTGATGAATCAGGCACCTGCAATACCCATACTCCGGAATTTCGCGATGCGACTTTAACCCCCTATGCCAATCAGTCCATGGAACGGATCATTCGGGGGCTGAGTCAGACCGCCCAGGCACTCATCGCTGAGGATGCCTTTTTTGAAGAAGTACACCGGGAGTTCCTCGCTGCCGGTTTCCAGAGGACCTGA